The Mercurialis annua linkage group LG2, ddMerAnnu1.2, whole genome shotgun sequence genome contains a region encoding:
- the LOC126669333 gene encoding uncharacterized protein LOC126669333, which produces MENNHLTVKENYKSFIGLFCFLLGFLVFHVSFADVEQTRSGLSQQRVDVRSQLKRLNKAPVKSIKSPDGDIIDCIHKAHQPALDHPILKDHKIQMRPNFQPEGLVSENKVNGNEERTEPITQLWHLKGTCPEGTIPVRRTKKKDLLRASSVKKYGKKKHFSAPKPRSAEPDLLTQSGHQHAIVYVEGDKYYGAKATINVWEPKIQQPNEFSLSQIWILGGTFGQDLNSIEAGWQVSPDLYGDNRTRLFTYWTSDAYQVTGCYNLLCSGFIQINNQIAMGASIFPVSGYGKSQYDISLLVWKDPKEGNWWIQFGNDYVLGYWPASLFSYLSDSATMIEWGGEVVNSESDGQHTTTQMGSGHFPELGFGKSGYFKNIEIVDASNNLRAPKDIGIFTEQSDCYDVQTGHDGDWGNYFFYGGPGRNSNCP; this is translated from the exons ATGGAGAACAATCATTTGACAGTGAAAGAAAATTACAAGAGTTTCATTGGTTTGTTCTGTTTCTTGTTGGGGTTTCTGGTTTTTCATGTGTCGTTTGCAGATGTTGAGCAGACAAGAAGTGGTTTGTCTCAGCAGAGAGTTGATGTTCGTAGTCAGTTAAAGCGTTTGAACAAGGCTCCTGTTAAATCCATCaag AGCCCCGATGGAGACATTATTGACTGTATTCATAAGGCTCATCAACCCGCTTTGGATCATCCTATACTCAAAGATCACAAAATTCAG ATGAGGCCAAATTTCCAGCCAGAAGGACTAGTGAGTGAGAACAAGGTTAATGGTAATGAAGAAAGAACAGAACCTATTACTCAATTATGGCACTTAAAAGGAACATGTCCAGAAGGAACTATTCCTGTTAGAAGAACTAAAAAAAAGGATTTATTAAGAGCAAGTTCTGTCAAAAAGTATGGGAAAAAGAAACATTTTTCTGCTCCTAAACCAAGGTCTGCAGAGCCTGATCTCCTTACTCAAAGTGGCCATCAG CATGCAATAGTTTATGTGGAAGGAGACAAGTACTATGGAGCAAAGGCAACTATAAATGTATGGGAACCCAAAATTCAACAGCCTAATGAGTTCAGCTTATCTCAAATTTGGATCTTAGGTGGTACTTTTGGTCAAGATCTTAACAGCATTGAAGCTGGCTGGCAG GTTAGTCCAGATTTATATGGAGATAACAGAACTAGGCTCTTCACTTATTGGACT AGTGATGCATATCAAGTCACAGGCTGCTACAATCTTCTTTGCTCAGGCTTTATACAAATCAATAATCAAATAGCAATGGGAGCTAGCATATTTCCTGTTTCTGGTTATGGTAAATCTCAATATGATATCAGCCTACTTGTTTGGAAG GACCCCAAAGAGGGCAATTGGTGGATACAATTTGGTAATGACTATGTGTTAGGATATTGGCCAGCTTCACTCTTCTCCTACCTGTCAGACAGTGCTACCATGATTGAATGGGGTGGTGAAGTTGTTAACTCTGAATCTGATGGCCAACACACTACCACTCAAATGGGCAGTGGCCATTTCCCTGAACTAGGGTTTGGAAAATCCGGTTATTTTAAGAACATTGAGATTGTTGATGCATCCAATAATCTCAGGGCTCCTAAAGATATTGGCATTTTTACTGAGCAATCTGACTGCTATGATGTTCAAACTGGCCATGATGGTGATTGGGGTAACTACTTTTTCTACGGAGGCCCCGGCCGAAATTCCAACTGCCCGTAA
- the LOC126669341 gene encoding non-specific lipid-transfer protein 8-like translates to MKSLALAATLLLLLLANSVSEAAISCSDVIKDVRPCVNYLVNGSGKPPAACCAGASALSSSATTTADKRTACSCIQSAAQKLNVNAQLAQALPSNCGISLPYTISPNFDCSKIT, encoded by the exons ATGAAGTCTCTAGCCCTAGCAGCCACTTTGCTACTTCTGTTACTTGCGAATTCTGTTTCGGAAGCTGCGATTTCGTGCAGCGATGTGATCAAAGACGTGAGGCCGTGTGTCAATTACTTGGTTAACGGAAGCGGGAAGCCGCCGGCCGCTTGCTGTGCAGGAGCCTCAGCTCTTTCATCTTCAGCTACTACTACTGCTGACAAAAGAACTGCTTGCTCCTGCATTCAATCAGCAGCACAGAAGCTGAATGTGAATGCTCAGTTAGCTCAAGCTCTTCCATCCAACTGTGGGATCAGCCTGCCTTATACTATTTCGCCCAATTTCGATTGTTCCAA GATTACTTGA